TTTAATAGTTTACATATTAAACACATGTGGCAaccttttttaataactttcaaTAACTCCCGCTCCATCTTGTATGCTTCTCTTAGGtctacatatacatttgtataacgCTATTGACGTTAATCGTCATCGGTTGGTATATATTCTATAAGCGTTGGCAGCGCAATAAGGAGCGGCAACTCATGTTGCAAGCACAAATGCGTGGCACCTCCACTGGCGCCGCCGGCGATATGACGGGTTTACGTTTCCGCAAGCGCGACAAAATGCTCTTCTACGGCCGACGCATGTTGCGCAAGGTGAAAAACGTCTCCGGTCAAGTGTACGGCGGTCAGGGACGCAAACGTAAGGCGGTAATGCGCTTCGCCAAACGCATACTTCAGCTGCGCCGTGAGAATATACCAACACTATTGAACACAGTGGAGCCACCGGCAGAATATCTGCAGGAGACCACCGAGGGCGGCGAGCGCGTGCCGCCAGATGCGCTCTACATGCTGCAAAGTATACGCATATTCGGACACTTCGAGAAGCCGATTTTTCTAAAGCTTTGCAAGCACACGGAGGTGCTGACGCTGGAGCCGGGCGATTTCCTCTTCAAAATCACCGACTCCGATGACAGCGTATTCATTGTGCAATCGGGTTTGGTGCATGTTTTCATTTCGAATGCCGATGGCAGCACGTTATCGTTGAAGACAGTGAAGAAAGGTGAATCGGTGACATCGCTGCTGAGCTTCATTGATGTGCTGTCCGGCAATCCGAGCTTCTACAAAACCGTCACCGCCAAGGCGATGGAGAAGTCCGTTGTGATACGTCTGCCAATGCAGGTAAGCGCACTCGTTGAACGAATGTGTTTCGAGTGAAAGcataaatcatttaattttctaGGCTTTCGAGGAGGTGTTCAACGAGAATCCCGACATAATGATACGTGTCATACAGGTGATTATGGTGCGTTTGCAGCGCGTGCTCTTCACGGCGCTGCGCACCTACCTTGGCCTCAATTCGGAGTTGGTGCAAAGTCACATGCGCATTAAGAAAAGTGCCGGCGCCTCTATTTTAAAGACATCGCCGCTCCATCGGCGCTCCACACATCCCGATTCAGTACAGCATTCGCTGTCGGATTTCATGCCACCGCCAGACATGCTGGTGGACTTGGCGCACGACAGTGAGAGACATATGGGCATACAGGCAGCTTTACCGAATTCACAGTCAGCTGGCAACGGTTCTGCGAGCGGTGCTGGCGCTACTGGTGGCGGCCAACATACGTTAGCCAATTCGCGCGCGAACAGCATAGGCAACTTGGTGACGCGTCGCTATTCACTTATACATGCTGAAGCGCTGGCGAACGCCGCCACAGCGGAATTGGCCAGTCTACGCGGTTATGCCTTGGACAGTTTCCTGCGCGAACTTGGCTTGCCGGAAGAGGATCGTGCTTTCATCGATCCATACGTGGAGTTAAGCGAAGTGGAGCCCAATGTTGCGCTAATCAACGAGGGTAATGTGGATGTAAGTAGTTGAGGCGTGGCTATTATACTCTcaacatttatgtatacacttttaatttttatcttgtaGGACATCTGCATGTGGATTGTGCTCACAGGCGCTTTGAATGTTTACCAGAGCAACGTAGACGTCACACGCACTGTACAAAAGGAATGCGCAGATGTCTTTATTTACACTGTGCATCCAGGTGAAATAGTCGGTGGACTGGCGGTGCTCACAGGCGAGGCGAGCACTTACACAATAAAAGCAAAGCATGTCACCCGAGTCGCCTTTATACGTCGACCAGGCGTTTATGCGTAAGTAAGCTGAATTATTGAAGCATTCAATCGGCACTGAAATTTGCTTCTTTGTCTCATGTAGCATAATGCGTGAGCGTCCCCGTATCGTGCTCGATCTCGGCAATTGCGAAGTGCGTCGTCTTTCGCCACTTGTGCGTCAATGCGATTACGCGCTCGATTGGGTTTTTCTCGAGTCTGGACGTGCCGTCTACCGACAGGAGGAGAACAGCGACAGTACTTATATTGTGCTTAGTGGTCGCATGCGTTCTGTGATTACGCAAGCTAGTGGTAAAAAGGAGATCATCGGCGAGTATGGCAAAGGCGATCTTGTGGGACTCGTGGAGATGATAACGGAGACTTGTCGCACAACCACTGTGATGGCTGTGCGCGATTCAGAACTTGCCAAATTACCTGAAGGACTCTTCAATGCCATTAAACTGCGTTACCCGATTGTCGTAACGAAGCTCATAAGTCTTCTGAGTCATCGTATATTGGGCACAATGCAGACACGTCATGGCAGCACGGCAGCGCCTTTGGAGGCGAATCCGGTCACACATAAATACTCTACTGTCGCGCTGGTACCGGTAAGCGACGATGTACCCCTGACAGCGTTCACCTATGAGCTTTATCATTCACTCTGTGCTATTGGTTAGTTATGAAATATCGTAAATTATAATCACacctttttatttttcaatttttatgtcTCAATTATAGGTCCGACTCTGCGTTTAACATCTGAGGTCGTGCGAAAACAACTCGGCATGCACATCTTCGAGCCAAGTAACGAATACCGCATGACCTCTTGGCTGGCGCAGCAGGAAGATCGCAATACGATTACCCTGTATCAATGCGACTCGTCGCTGAGCGCATGGACGCAACGTTGCATGCGACAAGCTGATGTTGTACTTATTGTCGGTCTCGGCGATCATGCGCCTACGGTTGGTAAATTTGAACGCGAAATCGATCGTCTGGCGATGCGCACACAAAAGGAGCTCGTCTTGCTCTATCATGAGTCTAGCAATTCGAAGCCTAAAAACACACTGCAATGGTTAAATGTGAGACCATGGGTCACCAAGCATCATCACCTGCAGTGTCCGAAGCGCATGTTCACGCGAAAGAGTCAATATCGCATTGTAagtgcatatgtttgtatttatatatatatgtatatatttgaagcTAGTTAAATCGAAACACGTTTACTATTTTCTATTTCTGCAATGTAGAACGATCTGTATAGCCGCGTGCTAATGTCCGAGCCGAACATGCATTCGGATTGTTCACGCCTGGCACGTTGGCTAACGGGCAACTCCATCGGTTTGGTGTTGGGCGGTGGCGGTGCGCGTGGCGCCGCCCACATTGGCATGCTGAAGGCCATACAAGAGGCGGGCATACCGATAGATATGGTGGGCGGTGTCAGTATCGGTGCGCTAATGGGGGCACTCTGGTGCTCGGATCGCAGCGTGACTACCGTTACGCAGAAAGCGCGAGAATGGTCAAAGGTGCGAGTGTGTgtgataataattttactacctttactatatatttttaaacccaATGCTTTCAGAAAATGACAAAATGGTTCTTGCAACTGCTCGATCTCACTTATCCCATTACATCGATGTTCTCTGGTCGCGAATTCAATAAAACCATACGCGATACATTCGGCGATGTCGCCATTGAGGATTTATGGATACCGTATTTCACGCTAACGACTGATATAACCGCAAGCTGCCATCGCATACACACAAACGGTAAGTAGCGTTCTTCTCACACACTTATTCGTGCATATGCGCAGCACCCCCTAACCATTCTACCGGCATCTAACGGTTAACCTTTTGTTGTACATTAGTTACAAGGAAGTTTTAGTGGTGTCTAACTTACACTTTATGAATACAAGAAACGTGTAAACACACACTATTTTTTCATCATCTCATTCCTTCATTCACGTAACGCTCATCAAAGTTTAATTTTCTGTTTCATATTCGTGGGTAATGTCTGTAAAGTATTGGCAACAACCACATTGTACATGCTGATATTTCACCACATATTCTGAGGTTTTtacatgaaatattttaatctgCATAATTTGAGTAATTTGTAGCTGATTTTGATATGCCAAAgccattttaatttgtatactattttaaaaaatatattttgcctTTGAGAGTGCTAAAGGCCATGTAAGCATATTTAGATGAAACAGAATTCTTGGTGACTACCATAAAAACCATGTTGGGAAGATATTTAcagttatgtatattattatattaacaagaacaaaactttctaaatattttttttttagtttttgaaataactgTGCTCTTTGAGcgctataataatattaaagcccAGTGGATcacttcaaaaatataattatgtgggcaccgcccacttttaggtaaaatctCATATCTTACTATCCAATTGACCAATTTGAATCAACCTTTCccgtaataaattatttgatatcatttaatatgcgtgatattttaataaaattaggaGAGTTTTTTACGTAAAATAATGCAACGGAAATTATGTCGAAATTGTACAAATACGGTTTTAACCTACCAAATCATCATCATAAAATCTCTGTCTTTCCGGTTGGCCATAGTATATACTGTATTTATAGGGTAGCATTTGCAAATTTGGTGAAAGAAAtcagtataatatatattttctcgcAGTCTTTATATACCCAattgaatattaataaattgaagCCGGTACCTCTGGTTCTCTATACAGTATATATCGGTCGATATAAAAGAtagtaaacatttaaaatatatagatgTTACTCGGTATcataaaggaaaaaaaatcgATCAGTTTAGGAGATTAAGCAAGATTATACTATTATCTATaagatgatatattatatatataatatattgatctATATATGTCAATTTAATCCCAAAAAATTATGTATCCTAATcgtttgcaaattgtattttttttccaaaaataattttttgcacgtttttatattttaataaaacagccgttaaataaaaatattcataaatatagaatatttcttcaaaattaaaattccaaaaGCCGGCAATATTTAAGATTAAACAAAGACATTTATATTACACAGTTAATTTGTATACAAGTAACTATGGAAAAGTGTTCAAACGcataaatttaaagaattttagtTATTGTACAAAAGCATATAAAtcgtattatttttaattttttttttatatgtatatgtagaaatatataaatttttttaaatattcgagTTAGCGAATACTTTGAATGCCTTCAATTttaccacacatacatataaacgttCCTACATAAGTAGTTACACCTACAAGTGCATCGGCGTATTATATATGCATCACATTCAATATActcgtttaaaaaaaattccctcGCATGAAAATGATTTTGTAACGACCCAACCAATTTTCCGTAAAATTTtgcgcacatatgtacatacatcaaTCATTACCGTTATCGCCAATCTTACAACAGGATCTCTATGGCGTTATATACGTTCATCCATGTCGCTCAGCGGTTATATGCCGCCACTGTGCGATCCCAAAGATGGACATCTACTGCTGGACGGCGGATATGTTAACAATTTGCCAGGTAAATAGCGAAtgataagcaacaacaacacgacTACGTgaaaagtgtgtgtatgtgtgtgagattgcatatattttgtttgaagaATGCACCAGTTGTCAATGAGAAAGTTAATGCAGAGCGGAAGTCGCGAGCGCCTAACTTACAGAGCGTGGCTTACAAGCCTAGCTTACAATTTTTGTTGGTCTTAAAAACAACAAGTACTAATATGTGAAGCGTTCACTCTTTTCGACTTGGAAAGACTTTTCCTGTTATGTCTGCACTTGTGTACGTTCGTTGGGGGTTATACAGCGTATTCTCTCAGCCTGTTAAATCTCTTCCGGTTGGTGTAGTGGTAGCAATAAGTGAATTCTGCTTGCAATCGTTTGTTCTTCTGTTACTgttcttttctttttgtttttatttgtgtgcATGCTTTAGTCATCAAAACACCGAAaatgtaaaacaacaacaagtaagtACTATATATACTCGATATATCGactttaaactatttattttacacACTATGTATTGGCGAATTGTACAGATACTGCGCCTCCACATAATTTTCGGTATATCTAAACTGAGTTTAGGCTGTTCATTTGTCTTAAATTCACATACTTTGAATATCTTTGTTTGTGGTTTAACGCAAAAAGTGTAAAAAGCTCAGAATGTGTTTTAGCAAGAATTTtcccatattattttttatcatatttcaTGCGTCATAAAGGTGAAACGTGGCAACACTTTACACAATACTCACCCTAAAGTTTTTCTAACACGtactcacatatgtacatttttgaaaatcacatacaatttttttcagtattttctATAACAATAATTTGGCAAGTGAAGTtgaagagagagaaaaaaatatgttattgtagaataaatgatttttaaataaaaagtgaatttataattaattttgaattttaattctaaatatacaaatataacgacattttatttgcttaaatattttaaacttaaaaatgtatagtcaaaattatagttttttggtgaaaataaatagagaattggtaaagagaataaaaataaaaaatatcactaatctgttctttactttttttcttattgtcatgaaaagcaaattaaaagagaattaaataattattaatatattcaaaacaaGAGACATagaagcaaataattttttacatatatttacaattttaaactaacaaaatattttaaattttctataattaatgtttctaatagaaaattatataaaaactaatttatacAACGACTGCAATTTCGATTTTTGCGTTAAAAGTTATATATTAAAGGAAAGTAGAATTATAAAAGTttgctaaatataaaaaaggaacTTGTATGTTATTAATAATTAAGTAATAAACTCCTACTATCTCTTACTGCTATTTAAATGTTATAAgcatttttttgcacaaaatattacaacatttttgaagtaaaactgtacttaaaaaaaataaagtaaatatcttaaTGATTTTGAAACCAAACATTTgagttaacaaaaaattaaaattgtatataattgatttttgaaattaaaattatgtattaaaatatatgtatatagcaaaatatttttttaaacaaaattttaaactaataaaGTATAAAACAACACTTCACAACTGCACAACACTTGCCCACCACTGTACTTTCACAGAAAACTTCTTACCGCACCTCGCGTACCACCCACACAACTGCGTGTTATTTCAAGCGTGAAACATTTATTGatgtaaatctttttttttctttatattctttcttccatatattttcaaacatttgtGTTGAAcaaatctaaaaattaaaaaaaaaaatttttttaaatgcaatcaATATGTCatgacatgtgtgtgtgtgtgccgttTCCAAACTTGCACGCACTTTGCTCACACCCCCACAACAACCGGCCGCCCAACTGTACAGGATGTCTGTGGCGTTATGCCCGCGCAAGCATGTCCATAGCCGGCGTTTTTCCACCATTTTGCGATTATAGAGACGGTCATTTGCTACTCGACGGTTGTTACACCAACAATGTGCCAGGTAATGAACCACAAGTTTGTAATTTTAGTTTAGTACTATTGCTACCACAACACTAGTAGTTCGCTCCAACCACCACCTTACTTTGCTTCCTTTCCCCTCTGTTTATCACTTGTACAAGCCAGCGCAAAGCACTCagcaaagcaaaagcaaaatttgGCGTTTATAATTAGTTGTGAATATGTtagtttgtttgtatgttagcTGTCTAATGACCCAGTGTCAACTCGAATTTGTcagactttatttttttttaaataattcttttttttttgcatgcataataatatatactacatatattttttttaatttttatattgttttaagtactttttagttgttttaagtaattgtagttgctgcagctgctgatttttgtgctttttgctCGCATTGCCGTTACCCATGCGCATACATAACTCTCTATGAATGTGTGCATAgtcgtttaaaataaaaaatggaaaataaaaataaaataaaaaataatttcgttgaaaaaaaaacaccgtTCAAAATACAAATTCCCCTCTGCATTTTCtacagtaataaataaattggcGTTGCAATTGGACAATTTGTTTTCGTATGAATGAATGAGTTTTGGCGTAgttcagtttttgaaattttcctaTATCTATTTGTGTCTAATTTCTAATCGTCTTCCATGTGTTGAACAGCCGATGTAATGCACAATTTGGGCGCCGCTCATATAATTGCCATCGATGTGGGCTCCCAGGACGACATGGATCTAACGAATTATGGCGATGACTTGTCCGGCTGGTGGTTGTTGTACAAAAAATGGAATCCCTTCACCACACCGGTGAAGGTGCCCGACTTGCCTGACATACAATCGCGTTTGGCTTATGTGTCGTGTGTGCGTCAGTTAGAAGTGAGTATTAAAAATGTGTCTCTAAAACAGAAAGAGATTAGTTAATTTTTGCATaatgttagaaaaataaaatatttattttcttgccATAAAACATATAAGTCAAATTGAAAAGCTcgttacaatatatacattaacGGGAAAATACTCTTATATTTACTTTtctcttaatttatattttgaatcaaATCTCTAACTAACTTAATGGCGCTTATGAGGCCCATTGCGACAAATTTCTTCTATAACCACACTCTCGCTAATTTCAGGAAGTGAAAAACTCCGAATACTGCGAGTATATTCGTCCACCAATTGACAAGTACAAAACGCTTGCTTTCGGCAGTTTCGATGAGATACGCGACGTTGGTTATGTTTTCGGCAAAAACTACTTCGATGCCATGGCCAAAGCCGGCCGTTTGGGACGCTTCAATCAGTGGTTCAATAAAGAGCCCTCAAAGAAGGAGAATCCCGGCACCTTGAGCGATTACACATTCATCGATTTGGCGCACATCGTCTGCAAATTACCCGAGACCTATATTAGTAATGAACATTTGCATCAGAGTTATTTGTTTAGTGAAGACGAGGACTATGATGGCTACATTTCCGAACCCTCGACTTACAAGCGGGTcagtgaaacaacaacaacaatgccataTAAATATGCCAACTTGCGAATAGAAAAGtcgtttaataaaattattatacatttcTTCTTACAGATAAAAATCAAGCGTACAGGCACTTCGCTATCACTCTCCGAAAACGAAATGGACTCGGATATCGAGGTCGACCTCTCTCTGGCTATACGCCAACATCACGCGCATCGTTCGCGCAGCACACCGCACACACCCGCCTCCGAATCACATACTGGCGATCAGGTGGACAGCACTGGAGCCGGCAGCTTGGTGCGCTTCGGCAGCAGCGTTGTCTTCAAGGATAATGCCGTCGCAGCTGTCGGCTCCCAAATTAGCATACGCAGTAGTGGGGGCAGTACTGATTTCATAACACCCTACGATGCGCTCAACATAGACGCCGTAGTCGATGAGCTGCCCTTGGATCCCGTTGTGTCGGTGAAAACAGAGGTGCTCAAAGCCGAATCATCACTTGAAGCGACAACCACAACTACGCCTGTGAAAAGCACAGAAACGCAAGTCAAAGAGGAGGATCTTCGTACGCCCACGCCGAGCAACATCAATGCGAAAGAACCTGCCTACGACAAAGATGCGACTTCTTCAAATGCTGACTATGCAGCCTTGATGCAAAGTTCCAACGATGCGCCGGCAACACCGACAAATACTTTAACCCACAACTCAGCGGCGACATAATGATAACGACTGCGTACATATTAGTTTATAAGTAATTATTTAAGGCAaagagtgtgtatgtatgtgtatcatGAGGGAATGCGTtagaaatacaataaaaagaaaGCGAGAACGCGTGTACATTTATATTTCGTagccataaataaatttaaagaacgTAAAAACGTTGACGGGTCGAAAAATATACACGGTGGAAAAACGTTACACCGAAGAAGGATACACTGTGGATAAAAGCatcttactttattttattttataaatcattACTAATTATAAAACTTCTAAGTTGAATTGAATTACTGCAACTGATTTGAATTGCCCCTTTTAGAGACACACGAAAAGCTTTAACTTGGCTTTCATGACGTACAttgaaaaatcataaatattattttttagaaagatTTAAATACACTGAATTcactcattaaataaataatttaacaaaataatctCTTTTCTCACGCACTTGCCGATTACAACTGATATAGTATAagttatattaaagaaaactttCGGAAATCctctataaaaaatttgaaaactgaAGACTTGCATAATATACCTGCTTTAGCAATATATAATTACTGAATATAAGCACATTTAACGAAAACTTTATAAcacttatttatttcaaatcctCCACACCTTTTTCGATATTAAAGTTTCTTTAAGccagtaaaataatattataaatgtaaatgattGAAATTTGATTG
The sequence above is drawn from the Bactrocera oleae isolate idBacOlea1 chromosome 5, idBacOlea1, whole genome shotgun sequence genome and encodes:
- the sws gene encoding neuropathy target esterase sws isoform X1, which produces MDLVNLIRSSYDDCGLMFSDSWYKVLKMEIKITVYIYICITLLTLIVIGWYIFYKRWQRNKERQLMLQAQMRGTSTGAAGDMTGLRFRKRDKMLFYGRRMLRKVKNVSGQVYGGQGRKRKAVMRFAKRILQLRRENIPTLLNTVEPPAEYLQETTEGGERVPPDALYMLQSIRIFGHFEKPIFLKLCKHTEVLTLEPGDFLFKITDSDDSVFIVQSGLVHVFISNADGSTLSLKTVKKGESVTSLLSFIDVLSGNPSFYKTVTAKAMEKSVVIRLPMQAFEEVFNENPDIMIRVIQVIMVRLQRVLFTALRTYLGLNSELVQSHMRIKKSAGASILKTSPLHRRSTHPDSVQHSLSDFMPPPDMLVDLAHDSERHMGIQAALPNSQSAGNGSASGAGATGGGQHTLANSRANSIGNLVTRRYSLIHAEALANAATAELASLRGYALDSFLRELGLPEEDRAFIDPYVELSEVEPNVALINEGNVDDICMWIVLTGALNVYQSNVDVTRTVQKECADVFIYTVHPGEIVGGLAVLTGEASTYTIKAKHVTRVAFIRRPGVYAIMRERPRIVLDLGNCEVRRLSPLVRQCDYALDWVFLESGRAVYRQEENSDSTYIVLSGRMRSVITQASGKKEIIGEYGKGDLVGLVEMITETCRTTTVMAVRDSELAKLPEGLFNAIKLRYPIVVTKLISLLSHRILGTMQTRHGSTAAPLEANPVTHKYSTVALVPVSDDVPLTAFTYELYHSLCAIGPTLRLTSEVVRKQLGMHIFEPSNEYRMTSWLAQQEDRNTITLYQCDSSLSAWTQRCMRQADVVLIVGLGDHAPTVGKFEREIDRLAMRTQKELVLLYHESSNSKPKNTLQWLNVRPWVTKHHHLQCPKRMFTRKSQYRINDLYSRVLMSEPNMHSDCSRLARWLTGNSIGLVLGGGGARGAAHIGMLKAIQEAGIPIDMVGGVSIGALMGALWCSDRSVTTVTQKAREWSKKMTKWFLQLLDLTYPITSMFSGREFNKTIRDTFGDVAIEDLWIPYFTLTTDITASCHRIHTNGSLWRYIRSSMSLSGYMPPLCDPKDGHLLLDGGYVNNLPADVMHNLGAAHIIAIDVGSQDDMDLTNYGDDLSGWWLLYKKWNPFTTPVKVPDLPDIQSRLAYVSCVRQLEEVKNSEYCEYIRPPIDKYKTLAFGSFDEIRDVGYVFGKNYFDAMAKAGRLGRFNQWFNKEPSKKENPGTLSDYTFIDLAHIVCKLPETYISNEHLHQSYLFSEDEDYDGYISEPSTYKRIKIKRTGTSLSLSENEMDSDIEVDLSLAIRQHHAHRSRSTPHTPASESHTGDQVDSTGAGSLVRFGSSVVFKDNAVAAVGSQISIRSSGGSTDFITPYDALNIDAVVDELPLDPVVSVKTEVLKAESSLEATTTTTPVKSTETQVKEEDLRTPTPSNINAKEPAYDKDATSSNADYAALMQSSNDAPATPTNTLTHNSAAT
- the sws gene encoding neuropathy target esterase sws isoform X2; translated protein: MDLVNLIRSSYDDCGLMFSDSWYKVLKMEIKITVYIYICITLLTLIVIGWYIFYKRWQRNKERQLMLQAQMRGTSTGAAGDMTGLRFRKRDKMLFYGRRMLRKVKNVSGQVYGGQGRKRKAVMRFAKRILQLRRENIPTLLNTVEPPAEYLQETTEGGERVPPDALYMLQSIRIFGHFEKPIFLKLCKHTEVLTLEPGDFLFKITDSDDSVFIVQSGLVHVFISNADGSTLSLKTVKKGESVTSLLSFIDVLSGNPSFYKTVTAKAMEKSVVIRLPMQAFEEVFNENPDIMIRVIQVIMVRLQRVLFTALRTYLGLNSELVQSHMRIKKSAGASILKTSPLHRRSTHPDSVQHSLSDFMPPPDMLVDLAHDSERHMGIQAALPNSQSAGNGSASGAGATGGGQHTLANSRANSIGNLVTRRYSLIHAEALANAATAELASLRGYALDSFLRELGLPEEDRAFIDPYVELSEVEPNVALINEGNVDDICMWIVLTGALNVYQSNVDVTRTVQKECADVFIYTVHPGEIVGGLAVLTGEASTYTIKAKHVTRVAFIRRPGVYAIMRERPRIVLDLGNCEVRRLSPLVRQCDYALDWVFLESGRAVYRQEENSDSTYIVLSGRMRSVITQASGKKEIIGEYGKGDLVGLVEMITETCRTTTVMAVRDSELAKLPEGLFNAIKLRYPIVVTKLISLLSHRILGTMQTRHGSTAAPLEANPVTHKYSTVALVPVSDDVPLTAFTYELYHSLCAIGPTLRLTSEVVRKQLGMHIFEPSNEYRMTSWLAQQEDRNTITLYQCDSSLSAWTQRCMRQADVVLIVGLGDHAPTVGKFEREIDRLAMRTQKELVLLYHESSNSKPKNTLQWLNVRPWVTKHHHLQCPKRMFTRKSQYRINDLYSRVLMSEPNMHSDCSRLARWLTGNSIGLVLGGGGARGAAHIGMLKAIQEAGIPIDMVGGVSIGALMGALWCSDRSVTTVTQKAREWSKKMTKWFLQLLDLTYPITSMFSGREFNKTIRDTFGDVAIEDLWIPYFTLTTDITASCHRIHTNGCLWRYARASMSIAGVFPPFCDYRDGHLLLDGCYTNNVPADVMHNLGAAHIIAIDVGSQDDMDLTNYGDDLSGWWLLYKKWNPFTTPVKVPDLPDIQSRLAYVSCVRQLEEVKNSEYCEYIRPPIDKYKTLAFGSFDEIRDVGYVFGKNYFDAMAKAGRLGRFNQWFNKEPSKKENPGTLSDYTFIDLAHIVCKLPETYISNEHLHQSYLFSEDEDYDGYISEPSTYKRIKIKRTGTSLSLSENEMDSDIEVDLSLAIRQHHAHRSRSTPHTPASESHTGDQVDSTGAGSLVRFGSSVVFKDNAVAAVGSQISIRSSGGSTDFITPYDALNIDAVVDELPLDPVVSVKTEVLKAESSLEATTTTTPVKSTETQVKEEDLRTPTPSNINAKEPAYDKDATSSNADYAALMQSSNDAPATPTNTLTHNSAAT